Proteins encoded together in one Procambarus clarkii isolate CNS0578487 chromosome 11, FALCON_Pclarkii_2.0, whole genome shotgun sequence window:
- the LOC138363499 gene encoding putative ammonium transporter 1, giving the protein MDAQPLPPCLRRYNQTTWKSLFSYPLTSDQYAHPSAGIEKRLRLQFERSLSLAGSNKYGCRTQCKFTNVWREPDANVRELDILQKDLDTLFLIVFGILIFILQTGFAFLEAGSVRSKNTTNILLKNMLDVFIGGIAYWLVGFPLAFGGGNSFSGTEYWASYGLSDEHLAFWFFQFVIATTASTIISGSMAERCAFNAYLIYTTVLSAVVYPVVSHWTWSDVGWLKTQHYQDFGGSGVVHLTGGVAALVGAVILGPRIGRFGPKGKEIRGHSVPLAALGGFILLFGFLAFNGGSQASISHEGDAVAIAKAVFNTVISASSGGIAVLLVYRSVLCGRESTWSFLMALNGSLAGMVSISAGCNVVRPWSASVIGTVGGSVFLAIHTLLPKLKVDDPLDAVAVHMGGGLWGLVAVALFQDGGIVYGGSAEVLAWNIVGALAIVAWSGGLCLVMFGSLRLLGLLRVPPEMEIAGMDILKHGEPAYPADAWLESQYDGSVNTQENKRNSNLPPNMSAPEEFGLTNSQDPAPVPGHLVYWSHAGPVPSHLSPVVSLNNHEANHLNSNNSVSEAGFTVRLGDHDLRVLVEPRDQRGQDPHCYTNEAFDETTKL; this is encoded by the exons atggatgcccaaccacttccgccgtgTCTGAGGAGATATAACCAAACTACTTGGAAAAGTCTTTTCAGTTACCCTCTAACCAGTGACCAGTACGCTCACCCCTCCGCAggcattgaaaaacgcttaagg CTACAATTTGAGAGATCTTTAAGTCTCGCTGGCAGCAACAAATATGGATGCCGGACACAATGTAAGTTTACTAATGTCTGGCGAGAACCCGACGCCAATGTCCGGGAACTGGACATTCTGCAGAAGGACCTGGACACCCTCTTCCTCATTGTGTTCGGCATCCTCATATTCA TCTTGCAGACCGGGTTCGCATTCCTTGAGGCAGGCTCCGTAAGGTCcaagaacaccaccaacatcctTCTCAAGAACATGCTCGATGTCT TCATTGGTGGCATAGCGTACTGGCTGGTGGGGTTCCCGCTGGCGTTTGGAGGCGGGAACAGCTTCTCTGGTACAGAGTACTGGGCGTCGTACGGGCTGTCGGACGAGCACCTGGCCTTCTGGTTCTTCCAGTTCGTCAtcgccaccacagcctccaccatcATCTCGGGGTCGATGGCTGAGCGGTGTGCCTTCAATGCTTATCTCATCTACACGACCGTGCTGTCAG CTGTGGTGTACCCGGTGGTgtcacactggacctggtcagacGTTGGCTGGCTCAAGACTCAACACTACCAGGACTTCGGTGGCTCTGGCGTCGTCCACCTCACAGGGGGCGTGGCAGCTCTTGTTGGGGCTGTAATTCTTGGGCCCAGAATTGGTCGCTTCGGACCCAAGGGCAAGGAGATACGTGGACACTCTGTGCCG CTGGCAGCTTTGGGAGGCTTCATCCTGCTCTTCGGGTTCCTGGCCTTCAACGGAGGGTCCCAAGCGTCCATCAGCCACGAGGGTGATGCTGTAGCCATTGCCAAGGCTGTCTTTAACACTGTGATCTCGGCGTCTTCAGGAGGCATCGCTGTGCTCTTGGTGTACCGTTCTGTGCTGTGTGGGAGGGAGTCCACCTGGTCCTTCCTAATGGCTCTTAATGGTTCTCTCGCTGGCATG GTGTCAATCAGTGCCGGGTGCAACGTTGTGCGGCCGTGGAGTGCCAGTGTCATTGGTACAGTGGGTGGATCAGTGTTCCTCGCCATCCACACCCTGCTGCCCAAGTTGAAGG TTGACGACCCACTTGATGCTGTGGCTGTACACATgggaggtgggttgtgggggctggttgCTGTGGCCCTCTTCCAGGATGGTGGCATTGTGTACGGGGGCAGCGCGGAGGTCCTCGCCTGGAATATAGTGGGGGCGCTGGCCATAGTGGCCTGGTCTGGTGGTCTCTGTTTAGTTATGTTTGGTTCCCTCAGGCTGCTCGGCCTCTTGAGGGTGCCTCCAGAAATGGAAATTGCAG GAATGGACATCTTGAAGCACGGGGAGCCAGCCTACCCAGCTGACGCTTGGCTGGAGAGCCAGTACGATGGATCCGTAAACACTCAGGAGAACAAGAGGAATTCAA ATCTTCCACCCAACATGTCTGCCCCAGAAGAATTTGGTTTGACTAATTCCCAGGACCCAGCTCCAGTCCCTGGACACCTTGTATACTGGAGTCATGCAGGACCAGTCCCATCCCACCTCTCGCCCGTCGTGTCCCTCAACAACCACGAAGCTAACCACTTGAACTCCAACAATAGTGTCTCTGAAGCTGGCTTCACAGTCCGACTGGGAGACCATGATCTGCGAGTCCTCGTTGAACCCAGAGATCAACGTGGTCAAGACCCTCATTGTTACACCAATGAGGCTTTTGACGAAACCACAAAGCTTTAA